In Lentilactobacillus sp. SPB1-3, the sequence CTTTTATGGAAGATCAAGAGTCCCAACTTGAACAACAAATCAAGGTTCTGGAAACTAACTTGGCTTTCTTGCGATGGAAGAAGTGGTACTACCAATCAGCTGCTGAAGCTGGAACTGAATCTATTCACTTTATGCCAGGAACAACCCAAGTGGATGCCAAAGTTCATGAGCGTTACCAAGAAGAGTTGGCCAAACAAACCTCAAATATTGATCAATAAAAAAGACCTGCCATTCGGCGGGCCTTTATTTATTTCTTCTAGATTGGATGGCTTCAACGACTCCAGATGCGAAGAGTGTTGTACCACCAGTTGCTAGTAAGACGCCACTGATAATATGTAGAACGGCAGTGGCGGTAGTAAGTTTATTTTTCATAATTTACCTCCTAATTTATTGATTGCCTAAATTTTACCACACAAAAAAACGTCGATTGTTATGATTAACAATCGACGTTTGATTATGGATTTAAACGGTTCAACATTCTTGGGAATGGGATGACTTCTCGCAAATGATCTTGGAGGGTAATCCATGTTAGGAATCTCTCAAGTCCCATACCAAATCCAGAATGAGGAACTGCGCCATACCTGAGTAAATCAAGGTACCATTCATAGTTACTGAGGTCTTGGCCAGTTTCTTTTAACCGACCAAGGATGTAATCATAGTCGGCGGAACGTTCAGAACCACCAATGATTTCACCGTATCCTTCGGGTGCTAGTAGGTCTGCACAAACTACTAAATCGTCTCTAGTAGGGTGTGGTTGCATATAAAATGCCTTGATAGCTTTTGGATAATTCATTACGAATACTGGTTTGTCGAAATGGTTGGCCAAGAAAGTTTCTTCGGGTGAACCAAAATCAATACCCCATTTGACATCAAAGCCGTTAGTTTGTAGTAGTTCGATCGCATCGTCATAAGAAATACGTGGGTATGGTAGTTGAGTGTATTTCTTGAGGACTTCAACGTCTCGATCCAAAATTTTTAATTCAGACTGACAATTATCAATTACGGCCTGAACCAGATAAGCAATCATTTGTTCTTGCAGTTCCAAACTTTGGTCTTGATGCCACCAAGCCATTTCCGGTTCCAACTGCCAAAACTCAGTTAAATGACGACGAGTTTTTGATTTTTCGGCTCTAAAAGTTGGTCCGAGTGTATAAATCTTACCAAGTGCCATGGCACCAGCCTCACCATAAAGCTGACCGGTTTGAGAAAGATAGGCATTTTTACCGAAATAATCTGTTTCGAATAATTCGGTGGTTCCTTCAGGAGCAGAACCAGTTAGAATAGGGGCATCAAACTTGGTGAATCCTTGTTGGTAAAAGAATTCGTTTGCTGCATGCAAAACTTCATTTCTAATCTTCATAATGGCGTTCGGCTTACTTGATCTTAACCATAGGTGGCGATGATCTAGTAGAAAGTCGATTCCATGTTCTTTTGGAGTGATGGGATAGTCTTCACTTTCACCAACGACTTCAAAATCAGTGATTTTAATTTCATATCCGAAGTGTGAACGACTATCTTCATGAATTTCACCAGTTACATATAGACTGGTTTCTTGGCGAAGTTCTTTTGCTTCAGTGAACTTTTCTTCGTCGATGCTGTTTTTTAAAACAACTCCTTGGAAAAATCCGCTTCCGTCACGGAGCTGAAGGAAGGCAATCTTTCCGCTACT encodes:
- the asnS gene encoding asparagine--tRNA ligase; protein product: METIRIIDSPKHVNETVRIGVWVTNKRSSGKIAFLQLRDGSGFFQGVVLKNSIDEEKFTEAKELRQETSLYVTGEIHEDSRSHFGYEIKITDFEVVGESEDYPITPKEHGIDFLLDHRHLWLRSSKPNAIMKIRNEVLHAANEFFYQQGFTKFDAPILTGSAPEGTTELFETDYFGKNAYLSQTGQLYGEAGAMALGKIYTLGPTFRAEKSKTRRHLTEFWQLEPEMAWWHQDQSLELQEQMIAYLVQAVIDNCQSELKILDRDVEVLKKYTQLPYPRISYDDAIELLQTNGFDVKWGIDFGSPEETFLANHFDKPVFVMNYPKAIKAFYMQPHPTRDDLVVCADLLAPEGYGEIIGGSERSADYDYILGRLKETGQDLSNYEWYLDLLRYGAVPHSGFGMGLERFLTWITLQDHLREVIPFPRMLNRLNP